The nucleotide window ATGGCATCGTCACCTAGGTTCCCGGCCCCATAATTTCCGATTATAAGAAGCTTTCTTGCAGACATTTTAAATTTTGAAGAGGTTTATAAGTTTTACGGTGCAAGTCACAAGGACCATGTTCTTGAAGCGCCCGCTGATGCCGTGCCGTCCCATACCCTTTATGAAATTCAAAACCATAAAGTGGAAACCGACTGGCCCATTCTACCATCAAACGATCGCGCGTAACTTTGGCCAAAATGGAAGCCGCTGCAATGCAGCGATAAATACCATCTCCTCTAATGACGGAGGTGTGAGGCAAAGAAAAATGAAAGGCATCGCGTCCATCAATGTAAATGTGATCCGCAGGAGCTTCAAGCTGAACCAAGGCACGAGAAAAAGCCAAAAAAGTAGCTTGCAAAAGGCCCTTCTCATCGACTTCCTCC belongs to Candidatus Peregrinibacteria bacterium and includes:
- a CDS encoding ribonuclease HII; this encodes MDEVGRGSWAGPVVAAAVILPKKLRLPGLDDSKKLTVQQRELLFPKICSTCPHGIGVASAEEVDEKGLLQATFLAFSRALVQLEAPADHIYIDGRDAFHFSLPHTSVIRGDGIYRCIAAASILAKVTRDRLMVEWASRFPLYGFEFHKGYGTARHQRALQEHGPCDLHRKTYKPLQNLKCLQESFL